ACGCTCCTCATCATCTTCCTTCTGCTGTTCCTTAACTTCGGGCGGATGACGGAGACGCTGATCGTCATGCTGTCGCTGCCGTTCTCGCTCGTCGGCGGCCTATGGTTTCTGTGGTGGCTTGGATTCAACATGTCGGTCGCGGTCGCCGTCGGCTTCATCGCGCTCGCCGGCGTCGCGGCCGAGACCGGTGTGGTCATGTTGATCTACCTCGATCAGGCGTTGGCCGAGGTGAAGGCCGAGCGTGTAGCGGCAGGACGGGCGTTCACGAAGGCGGACCTCAGCGAGGCGATCATGCTCGGCGCCGTCGAGCGGGTGCGGCCAAAAATGATGACGGTCGTCGCGATCATGGCCGGCCTGCTGCCGATCCTGTGGAGCACGGGCACCGGCTCCGAGGTCATGCAGCGCATCGCTGTGCCGATGATCGGCGGCATGGTGTCCTCGACGGTGCTGACGCTCGTGGTCATCCCGGCGCTCTATGCCCTGATCAAAGGCTACGGGCTATCCAACGCGCAGGAAGCGCAGATTCCGACCGAAGAGCACGCTGTGTTCGAAACGCGATGGGCGGCGGAGTAATCGAGTGACGCATCTCCAATCCGCCCTCGTGCGCTTGGCCTCACACCGCAGGCCGATAGCGCAACTCCGCCGCGGTGTGGCAGCGCGACCCTTGCGACGGATCTCGGGACATGCAACTTCTTGGACAGCCGAAGGGATGTGCTCCGTGCGGATAGTCCGCCACCTGCTCATGGTTCTGGCACTTCTGTCCGTGGCCGCGCTGCCCGGGCCGTCGCATGCCATGCCGAACCACGACGACGGCGATGCGCACATCGCGCAGCCTCACTACGTCGAGAGCGCGGACCGGTTTGAGTCGCAGCAAACGACCGCTTCCCATGACAGCGAAGAGCACGGCTGCCCCGGTCACGACCACGGCAAGTGCTGCGTGACGGCATGCTGCGCCTCGACTTGTCTGCCTCTGGCGGAGCTGACGTCTCTGCCGGCGCCACGCTGGACGTTCGTGACCGTTGGGCTCCGGGGCGACGACGTCGCTCGCGCCGGCGCCGTCCTCGGCCTTCCCAAGCGACCCCCCAAAACCGTCTGACCTGACGGCGGACATTCGTCCGCCGACGGCCTCGGTGCGCATCGCGTGCTGCGGCCGGCTCGCGCGCGTCGTCCGTGCTGTCCGCTTTGACCGGGCTCACGTCGGCGCAGGAATCTCGTCGCGATCGACGCCATCCGTCTCGCGCCTTTCCAGAGTCAGAACATGTGCGCTGTCACCTTTGCCGCCCTGATTGGGGTGATGTCCGGCTGTACCGTCGACGGACCCTCGCGACTGCTCGACCCGGCCAACCCTTCACTGTCGACGCATTGGCGGCCGCCGCCGTCGCCGACCGCCGGTCTCGAAACCTACAGGCCCGTCGCCGCCCGGGATTGGCTTCAGCAGAACAGTGCGCCCGGCGGCGGCTCCATGGGCGGGATGAAGGACATGCCCGGGATGAAGAGCATGCCCGGGATGAAAGGCATGAGCAGCGGCATGAAGGGCATGGGCGGCATGCCCGGTATGGGAGGCGGCAAGTGACGGCGCTCGTCACCCGTCGCGCGACCCGCGGCCTGCGAAAGCCGCTTGCCGTCGGCTCGTTGCTGATACTCGGCGGCTGCGTCGGGTTTTCGCCCGACGGCGGCATGACGCCGGTTGCGAGCATCGCGCTTGCGCGCCTCGACAAGGACGTCGGCAGGATCGGTACGGACGCCGACGCCGCGGACGCACAGGCTCGCGCCGCCGCTATGCTGCGCCGGCCACTGCGCGTCGATACCGCCGTCCAGGTCGCATTCCTGCGCAACAAGGACCTGCAGGCCGAATTCCACGAGCTCGGCGTCTCCGAGGCCGACTATGTCAAGGCGAGCCTGCCGCCGGATCCGACGCTCTCCGTCGATTTTCTGACCGGCCAAGGCGACGTCGAGGTGGTCAGCCAAGTCGTCGCCGCGATCTACGCGTTGGCGACCCTGCCGACGCGGCAGGCGATCGCCGGCGAGCGCTTTGCGGGCGCCCAAGCGCGCACCGCAGGCCGGGTGATGGCGCTCGCGGCCGAGGTCAGCCGGCAGTACTACGTGACGCTCGCGGCGCAGGAGCAGGTCGGCTTCCTCGAGACTGAGCTGGCGACTGCCAAGGCGTCCGCCGACGTCGCCAAGCAGCTGGGCGAAGCTGGCAACCTCAACAAGCTCGAACAGGCGCGCGAGGACATCTTCTACACCGAGCTTGGGGCGCAACGTGCGGATGCGCGTCTCCAGGCGCAGGCCGAACACGAAAAGCTCACACGCTTGCTCGGGCTGTGGGGTCGCGACATCGCCTTCGCCCTTCCGAAGACGATGCCGGCGTTGCCCAAACGCATTGCCTCGGCCCGCGACATCGAGGCGAAAGCTGTGCGCGAGCGGCTCGACATCCTCGCTGCCCGGCATGATCTCGATGCGCTGGCGCGTCAGCTCGGGCTGACGCGGGCGACGCGTTACGTCAGCGACTTCAACCTGACGCTTCAGAACGACCACGAGGACGCCGGCAATACCGGCGGCTCGACGGTGGCGACGCAGACGCAGAG
This Beijerinckiaceae bacterium RH AL1 DNA region includes the following protein-coding sequences:
- a CDS encoding hypothetical protein (ID:RHAL1_00302;~conserved exported protein of unknown function;~source:Prodigal:2.6); translated protein: MCSVRIVRHLLMVLALLSVAALPGPSHAMPNHDDGDAHIAQPHYVESADRFESQQTTASHDSEEHGCPGHDHGKCCVTACCASTCLPLAELTSLPAPRWTFVTVGLRGDDVARAGAVLGLPKRPPKTV
- a CDS encoding protein of unknown function (ID:RHAL1_00303;~source:Prodigal:2.6); the protein is MCAVTFAALIGVMSGCTVDGPSRLLDPANPSLSTHWRPPPSPTAGLETYRPVAARDWLQQNSAPGGGSMGGMKDMPGMKSMPGMKGMSSGMKGMGGMPGMGGGK
- a CDS encoding Outer membrane efflux protein (ID:RHAL1_00304;~source:Prodigal:2.6) encodes the protein MTALVTRRATRGLRKPLAVGSLLILGGCVGFSPDGGMTPVASIALARLDKDVGRIGTDADAADAQARAAAMLRRPLRVDTAVQVAFLRNKDLQAEFHELGVSEADYVKASLPPDPTLSVDFLTGQGDVEVVSQVVAAIYALATLPTRQAIAGERFAGAQARTAGRVMALAAEVSRQYYVTLAAQEQVGFLETELATAKASADVAKQLGEAGNLNKLEQAREDIFYTELGAQRADARLQAQAEHEKLTRLLGLWGRDIAFALPKTMPALPKRIASARDIEAKAVRERLDILAARHDLDALARQLGLTRATRYVSDFNLTLQNDHEDAGNTGGSTVATQTQSQLTRYGFVADLTIPIYDFGESKVRGAQDTYLAAANRLAQRAIDARSQAREAFIRYRGKYDLARYYADRVLPLRKTVLEQAQLQYNGMLVDVTQLLLDARGTVSSNMAAISAKRDFFIAGVNLKAALIGNGPGEAPADAPTPPVTQAAN